In bacterium, the DNA window GCGGGCGCAGCGGCGGCGAGCAGGCAGCAAATGAACGGGACACGGCGCATGCGGACTCCGGGGCCAGGGCCTGATACCCAGTATACGCCAGAATCGCCGCAAGAAAAGAGACGCCCCTTGCGGAGCGTCTCTGGCATGTTCGTCGCGGCGGCGCTCAGAACGGCAGATCGTCGTCGTCGTTGCCCGGCATGGGGGCCTCGGGGAACGGGTCGTCGGCGCCGCCCTGGCTGGCCTGGCGGGCCGGCTTCTGCTGGGCGTAGGCCTCTCGGGGCGGCGCGTCGCCGGCGCGGCCGAGCATCTGCATCTCGCGCGCCACGATCTCGGTCGTGTAGCGCTTCTGCCCGTTCTGGTCCTCCCACTCGCGGGTCTGCAGGCGGCCCTCGATGTAGACCTGCTTGCCCTTCTGCAGGTACTGGCCGCAGATCTCGGCCAGACGGGCCCACGCCACCACGCGGTGCCACTCGGTGCGCTCCTGCTTCTCGCCGTTCTTGTCGGTCCACTGGTCGGTGGTCGCGACGCTGAAGGTCGCCACCGGGGTGTTGGTCTGGGTGTAACGCATCTCCGGGTCGCGGCCCAGGTTGCCCACGATGAACGCCTTGTTGACACTGGCCATGCTCTTCCTCCTGTTGGCGCGGCCGCGCGGCCGCTCGTTACGACACTCACCAAGGCGAACGGGACGATCGGGTCCCACCCCGTCATCCGGTACAAGACGAACGGCCCCCTGTGGGGGGCCGCGCCGTCCTT includes these proteins:
- a CDS encoding single-stranded DNA-binding protein, producing MASVNKAFIVGNLGRDPEMRYTQTNTPVATFSVATTDQWTDKNGEKQERTEWHRVVAWARLAEICGQYLQKGKQVYIEGRLQTREWEDQNGQKRYTTEIVAREMQMLGRAGDAPPREAYAQQKPARQASQGGADDPFPEAPMPGNDDDDLPF